A part of Dermacentor variabilis isolate Ectoservices chromosome 10, ASM5094787v1, whole genome shotgun sequence genomic DNA contains:
- the LOC142560553 gene encoding uncharacterized protein LOC142560553 produces MPKNQNTLACYLDKKTRTTQDVHFSAPSQLPKVTQTQATSGTRLYHCSAAEIAFTSGFATAVSQHVGDNAYEIIGPDHESPQGANNISVAEVSPIPLGSYHDR; encoded by the exons atgccaaaaaatcaaaatacattggcatgttatttggacaagaaaacta ggacaacccaggatgtgcatttctcagcacccagtcaactgccaaaagtgactcaaacacaggccacca gtggaactcggctgtaccactgcagtgctgcggaaattgccttcaccagcggctttgcaacagctgtttcgcagcatgtcg gagacaatgcctacgaaattattggccctgatcatgagagccctcaaggggcaaacaacatctctgttgcagaagtgagcccgataccacttggaagttaccatgacagatga